The sequence below is a genomic window from Nevskiales bacterium.
CGATGCCGCGCGAGGCGCCGCTGACCATGGCGACCTTGCCGGTGAGATCGAAGATATCTTTCTTCATGTGAAGCCCCGTTTGTCAGGTAGTTACAGATCGGATTTTGCGATCACGCCCTCGCACACCTGCGAGAGATAGGTCACGAACTGGCCGAACATGGCGAAGCGCTGGTCGGACACCTGCTTGTGGTAGTAGCGGTAGTAGATCTGCTGCGCGATCACGCCGAGCCGGAACAGCCCGAACACATAGTAGAAATCCATCCTGCCGATCGGGATGCCGGACTTCTGTGCGTAGCGCTCGATGAGCTCCTGGCGCGTCGGCATGCCGGGCAGGTTCGTCGGCCCCATGCGCGACAGCTGCAGCGGCGGCGGGTCGTTCTTTTCCACCCAGTAGGCCAGCGAGCAGCCGAGGTCCATGAGCGGATCGCCCAGCGTGGCCATCTCCCAGTCCAGCACGCCGATCACCTTGAGCGGGTCGTGTTTGTCCAGCACCACGTTGTCGAACTTGTAATCGTTGTGGATGATCGCCACGTGCCCGGAATCGCCCGGCTGCTTGTCGTGCAGCCACTGCATCAGTTTCTCGCAGCCCGGCACGTCCGGCGTCTTGGCCTTGACGAAGCGCTCGCTCCAGCCCTTCACCTGGCGCGCGACATAGCCCTGCGGCTTGCCGAAGTCGGCCAGCCCGGCCTTCACGTAGTCCACCTGGTGCAGCAGCAGCTGCGCGTCGAGCACGTTCTCGCACAGGCGGCGCGCCTGCTCGGGCGTGAGCGTCATGTCCTTGGGCAGGTCTTTGCGCAGGATCACGCCATGGAAGCGCTGCATCAGGTAGAACTTGGCGCCGATGACGGATTCGTCCTCGCAGAAGGCGTAGGGCTTCGGCGCATACGGATACACGCCGTGCAGGTGCGACAGCACGCGGTACTCGCGGCCCATGTCGTGCGCGGTGGCGGCCTTGGTGCCGGGCGGCGGGCGGCGCAGCACCATCTCGGTGTCGCCCACCGTGATCAGGTAGGTGAGGTTCGAATGCCCGCCCGGGAACTGCGCGACCGAGATCGGGCCCTTCAGCTCGGGCAGCGTGTCGCGGACATAGGCCTCGATACGTGCGGCGTCGAGCTCCTCGCCGGCGCGGGCCTGTGTTGCGCTGTCTTCAGTGACCATGTGCTCTCCATCCGATCAAGAACCATAGAACAGGATTAACAGGATGTTTCAGGATGACCAGGATGTATTCTTTATTTGGAACAAGAAAGCTCTAGTCCTGTTTATCCTGTCAAATCACGATCATCCTGTTCTGTTCTTTTCCAGCATTCTTTCCATCATGTCGATTACGGACTCGGCATAGCGCTCCACGTCCACGCCGCGCGCGCGGTACTTGCCGCGCTTGAGATACCAGTCCTGCAGCAGCGCCTTGAGCAGGCTCGCCGCCAGCTGCGCGTCGCAGGCGCGGAACTCGCCGGCCTGCTGGCCCGCCTCGATGATGCGCTGGAACAGGGCCTCGACTTCCTGCTCCGACGCGACCGCGCGCTGGCGCTCCTCGGCGCCCAGGTGCCTGGCTTCCATGTAGGAGAAGTAGAACCAGGCGCGCAGCGTCTCGCTCAGGAACAGGTGCGTGCGGATCGCGGCGCGCAGCCGCTCGCGCGGCGCGGCGATGTCCTGCAGGGCCTCTTCCAGCACGCGCTGCGACAGCCTTCGGCCGTGCTGCTGGATCAGCGCGGCCAGCTCCTCCTTGCTGCGAATATACGCGTACAGCCCGCCCATCGACAGCCCGCTGCGCGCCGACAGCTCGCGCAGGCTCATGGCGGCAAAGCCCTTCTGGTTGGCCAGCGCCAGCGTCGCGTCGAGGATCCTGGTCAGGTTCTGTACCGCCACGGCCTCGCCCTGCACGCGCATGCGCCCGGCGGCCTCGCGGAACATCTCGCGGCAGATGCCCTGCAGCGACAGCGCGGTGTGGCGCTTGAAGTCGCGCAGGGTGAGGGCGGCGGCCATGCTGCGTGCGCCTCAGCGGTGCGTGATCAGCGCGGGATCGCCCGCGAGCCGCAGATGCGTGATGTTGTTGAAGCCGAGCAGGTAGGTG
It includes:
- a CDS encoding phosphotransferase family protein, whose amino-acid sequence is MVTEDSATQARAGEELDAARIEAYVRDTLPELKGPISVAQFPGGHSNLTYLITVGDTEMVLRRPPPGTKAATAHDMGREYRVLSHLHGVYPYAPKPYAFCEDESVIGAKFYLMQRFHGVILRKDLPKDMTLTPEQARRLCENVLDAQLLLHQVDYVKAGLADFGKPQGYVARQVKGWSERFVKAKTPDVPGCEKLMQWLHDKQPGDSGHVAIIHNDYKFDNVVLDKHDPLKVIGVLDWEMATLGDPLMDLGCSLAYWVEKNDPPPLQLSRMGPTNLPGMPTRQELIERYAQKSGIPIGRMDFYYVFGLFRLGVIAQQIYYRYYHKQVSDQRFAMFGQFVTYLSQVCEGVIAKSDL
- a CDS encoding TetR/AcrR family transcriptional regulator, producing MAAALTLRDFKRHTALSLQGICREMFREAAGRMRVQGEAVAVQNLTRILDATLALANQKGFAAMSLRELSARSGLSMGGLYAYIRSKEELAALIQQHGRRLSQRVLEEALQDIAAPRERLRAAIRTHLFLSETLRAWFYFSYMEARHLGAEERQRAVASEQEVEALFQRIIEAGQQAGEFRACDAQLAASLLKALLQDWYLKRGKYRARGVDVERYAESVIDMMERMLEKNRTG